A section of the Macadamia integrifolia cultivar HAES 741 chromosome 9, SCU_Mint_v3, whole genome shotgun sequence genome encodes:
- the LOC122089954 gene encoding probable cysteine desulfurase codes for MTLHLSLPSLSSIQNISTGSGQISEPTKSNVPPETDERHKKADDFNLFDSLTIGPETKGLLDDTRRSKCEWLRSQIIGTDAKFSTPFGRRRITYADHTASGRFLQFVEEFLQREVLPFYGNTHTVDSFVGLHTGNLIHDACGYIKKCMGAGPHDVLLFPGTGTTAAIKRLQEVMGIAIPSVLRSKVIDCLVGSERWVVFTGPYEHHSNLLSWRQSLADVVEIGIDENGNVDINSLVKELESPEFSGRPKLGSFSACSNVTGIYANTRAIARVLHEHGAYACFDFACSGPYVDIDMRSEQMDGYDAVFLSPHKFIGGPGSPGILVMSEDLYLLKAHAPSTSGGGTVRYVNGYDAKDTIYCENLEEREDAGTPGIVQKIRAALAFRVKEEFMGYDGLICSMEAFLIERALDSLLKNPNVKVLGNKCTPGQPIVSFLIYPDSGRGKHLHCRFVTKLLNDLFGIQARGGCACAGPYAHLLLGISRDRAGPIRSAVEKGYEGVKPGWTRVSFSYYTSVEEMEYIIDSIEFIAEFGHRFLRMYQFDWKTGDWCFNNYYRNVINGVSTKSNANNVTFNELYAEYMDIAKRVVRALPDHPVETLQIPEFIDTKLVTFMI; via the exons ATGACTCTTCACCTCtctcttccatctctctcttcaatcCAAAACATCTCAACCGGGTCCGGCCAAATTTCAGAGCCTACCAAAAGCAATGTTCCGCCTGAGACAGATGAGAGACACAAGAAAGCCGACGACTTTAATCTGTTTGATTCTCTTACCATCGGTCCTGAGACGAAAGGCCTCCTCGATGATACCAGGAGGAGCAAGTGTGAGTGGTTGAGGTCACAGATCATTGGAACCGATGCCAAATTTAGCACACCATTCGGCCGGCGTAGAATCACCTATGCTGATCATACTGCCTCTGGGAGATTCCTCCAATTCGTTGAGGAGTTCCTCCAGAGGGAGGTCCTGCCATTTTACG GTAACACTCACACAGTGGATAGTTTCGTGGGCCTCCACACCGGTAATCTAATCCATGATGCATGTGGATACATCAAGAAGTGCATGGGCGCTGGACCACATGATGTGCTTCTATTCCCTGGAACTGGGACCACCGCTGCCATCAAACGGTTACAAGAGGTGATGGGAATCGCGATCCCATCTGTCCTTCGATCCAAAGTTATAGATTGTTTAGTGGGCTCCGAGAGATGGGTCGTGTTCACAGGCCCATATGAACACCACTCTAACCTCCTCTCTTGGCGCCAGAGCCTAGCCGATGTGGTGGAGATAGGTATTGATGAGAATGGAAATGTAGACATCAATTCCTTGGTTAAAGAACTGGAATCACCGGAATTTTCAGGTAGACCAAAGCTCGGGTCTTTCTCGGCTTGTAGCAATGTCACTGGGATTTATGCAAACACTCGGGCAATCGCACGTGTGTTACATGAACATGGAGCTTATGCATGCTTCGACTTTGCTTGTAG TGGGCCTTATGTAGATATTGACATGAGATCAGAGCAAATGGATGGGTACGATGCTGTGTTCTTGAGCCCACATAAGTTTATTGGAGGACCCGGAAGCCCAGGAATTCTAGTAATGAGCGAGGACCTCTATCTTCTCAAGGCCCATGCTCCTTCCACCAGTGGTGGAGGAACAGTACGCTATGTCAACGGTTATGATGCCAAG GATACCATTTACTGTGAGAACTTGGAAGAGCGTGAGGATGCCGGCACACCTGGTATCGTGCAAAAGATACGTGCGGCGCTAGCGTTTCGTGTGAAGGAGGAGTTCATGGGCTATGATGGGCTTATTTGCTCTATGGAGGCCTTTCTCATTGAAAGGGCCCTTGATAGTTTACTGAAGAATCCAAACGTGAAAGTGCTGGGTAACAAATGCACACCAGGCCAACCAATAGTATCTTTCCTAATTTATCCAGATTCAGGAAGAGGCAAACACTTGCATTGCCGCTTCGTCACAAAGCTCTTGAATGATTTGTTTGGGATCCAAGCACGCGGAGGTTGCGCGTGTGCTGGACCCTACGCTCACCTGCTGCTTGGAATCAGTCGAGATCGAGCCGGACCGATCCGGTCTGCGGTTGAGAAG GGATATGAAGGAGTGAAGCCAGGATGGACAAGGGTGAGCTTCAGCTACTATACATCTGTGGAAGAGATGGAGTATATAATTGATTCCATAGAATTTATTGCAGAGTTCGGCCACCGGTTTCTTCGTATGTATCAATTCGACTGGAAAACTGGAGATTGGTGCTTTAACAACTACTATCGGAATGTCATTAACGGAGTATCAACcaaatcaaatgcaaacaatGTAACTTTTAATGAACTTTACGCCGAGTACATGGACATCGCAAAACGGGTGGTAAGAGCCTTACCAGATCATCCAGTCGAGACCCTTCAAATACCAGAGTTTATTGATACTAAACTTGTCACATTTATGATTTAA
- the LOC122090008 gene encoding transcription factor MYB124-like isoform X2: MRNVKLHEAPKPQTTKPKERHIVTWTQEEDDILREQISLHGTENWTIIAAKFKDKTTRQCRRRWYTYLNSDCKKGGWSPEEDMILCEAQKIFGNRWTEIAKVVSGRTDNAVKNRFSTLCKKRAKCEALSKENNISCINPNNKRVILQNGFVTNDSTPPLKKMRTQILNLTKSCTTKGGTPRECTEKQQLRPPFAELVQNFHNVGNLSAQQQVSNNTKVAFNDAEDNKVQGTFLRRDDPKITALMQQAELLSSLALKVNTDNTNQSLENAWKELQDFLNRNKDSNLLSYRISETDFLFDDYRDLAEDLAHDNMESQLLWRQQDLYEESPGSSGYSTGSTLQSHAAADKTERHQAEVCSLHQNDIVTPQLAHTREVQNDLSGCDDGVSITNTQEIFFSPEELKENGVMHIFPNTEFSSPLQVTPLFRSLASEIPSPKFSESERNFLLKTLGLGSPPPHPSTSPSQPPPCRRALLHSL, from the exons ATGCGGAATGTGAAGCTCCATGAAGCTCCCAAGCCTCAGACCACCAAACCAAAGGAGCGTCACATCGTTACCTGGACCCAAGAG GAGGATGATATTCTTCGGGAGCAGATCAGCCTTCATGGAACTGAAAA CTGGACGATTATTGCAGCTAAATTCAAGGATAAAACAACTAGACAGTGCAGAAGAAG ATGGTACACTTACTTAAATTCAGATTGCAAAAAAGGAGGATGGTCACCGGAGGAAGACATGATCTTATGCGAG GCTCAGAAGATATTCGGTAACAGATGGACTGAAATAGCCAAGGTGGTTTCAGGAAG AACGGATAATGCAGTGAAAAACCGATTCTCCACCTTGTGCAAGAAAAGAGCAAAATGTGAAGCCTTATCGAAGGAGAACAACATTTCATGTATAAACCCAAACAATAAGAGAGTAATATTACAAAATGGGTTTGTAACGAACGATTCCACTCCACCTCTTAAGAAGATGAG GACCCAAATCTTGAATCTCACCAAAAGCTGTACCACCAAAGGAGGAACTCCGAGGGAATGCACAGAGAAACAGCAGTTGAGACCTCCCTTTGCGGAATTGGTTCAAAACTTCCACAATGTTGGCAACTTGTCAGCTCAGCAGCAAGTCAGCAACAACACCAAAGTAGCCTTTAATGATG CTGAAGATAACAAGGTCCAGGGAACATTTCTTAGAAGGGATGACCCAAAGATCACTGCTTTGATGCAGCAAGCAGAACTGCTCAGCTCGCTGGCACTGAAAGTTAACACAGATAACACCAACCAGAGTCTTGAAAATGCCTGGAAG GAACTGCAAGATTTCTTAAACCGAAACAAAGATAGCAATCTGCTAAGCTACAGAATCTCTGAAACGGATTTTCTATTCGATGATTACAGAGACTTGGCAGAGGATTTAGCCCATGATAATATGGAAAGTCAACTATTATGGAG GCAACAAGATTTATATGAGGAATCTCCAGGCAGTTCTGGGTACAGCACAGGATCAACTCTCCAGTCCCATGCAGCAGCTGATAAAACAGAACGACATCAAGCTGAAGTATGTTCACTGCACCAGAATGATATTGTTACACCACAGTTAGCTCATACAAGAGAAGTACAAAATGATCTAAGTGGTTGCGATGATGGGGTTTCTATAACGAATACTCAAG AAATCTTCTTTTCTCctgaagaattgaaagaaaatggaGTCATGCATATCTTCCCAAACACAGAGTTCAGTTCCCCTCTCCAAGTGACCCCACTGTTCCGATCATTGGCATCAGAGATCCCAAGCCCCAAATTTTCAGAAAGT GAGAGGAACTTCCTACTGAAGACACTTGGTTTGGGTTCCCCACCTCCTCACCCAAGCACCAGCCCATCCCAACCACCCCCTTGTAGAAGGGCACTCCTCCATAGTCTCTGA
- the LOC122090008 gene encoding transcription factor MYB124-like isoform X1, whose protein sequence is MRNVKLHEAPKPQTTKPKERHIVTWTQEEDDILREQISLHGTENWTIIAAKFKDKTTRQCRRRWYTYLNSDCKKGGWSPEEDMILCEAQKIFGNRWTEIAKVVSGRTDNAVKNRFSTLCKKRAKCEALSKENNISCINPNNKRVILQNGFVTNDSTPPLKKMRTQILNLTKSCTTKGGTPRECTEKQQLRPPFAELVQNFHNVGNLSAQQQVSNNTKVAFNDAEDNKVQGTFLRRDDPKITALMQQAELLSSLALKVNTDNTNQSLENAWKELQDFLNRNKDSNLLSYRISETDFLFDDYRDLAEDLAHDNMESQLLWRQQDLYEESPGSSGYSTGSTLQSHAAADKTERHQAEVCSLHQNDIVTPQLAHTREVQNDLSGCDDGVSITNTQAEIFFSPEELKENGVMHIFPNTEFSSPLQVTPLFRSLASEIPSPKFSESERNFLLKTLGLGSPPPHPSTSPSQPPPCRRALLHSL, encoded by the exons ATGCGGAATGTGAAGCTCCATGAAGCTCCCAAGCCTCAGACCACCAAACCAAAGGAGCGTCACATCGTTACCTGGACCCAAGAG GAGGATGATATTCTTCGGGAGCAGATCAGCCTTCATGGAACTGAAAA CTGGACGATTATTGCAGCTAAATTCAAGGATAAAACAACTAGACAGTGCAGAAGAAG ATGGTACACTTACTTAAATTCAGATTGCAAAAAAGGAGGATGGTCACCGGAGGAAGACATGATCTTATGCGAG GCTCAGAAGATATTCGGTAACAGATGGACTGAAATAGCCAAGGTGGTTTCAGGAAG AACGGATAATGCAGTGAAAAACCGATTCTCCACCTTGTGCAAGAAAAGAGCAAAATGTGAAGCCTTATCGAAGGAGAACAACATTTCATGTATAAACCCAAACAATAAGAGAGTAATATTACAAAATGGGTTTGTAACGAACGATTCCACTCCACCTCTTAAGAAGATGAG GACCCAAATCTTGAATCTCACCAAAAGCTGTACCACCAAAGGAGGAACTCCGAGGGAATGCACAGAGAAACAGCAGTTGAGACCTCCCTTTGCGGAATTGGTTCAAAACTTCCACAATGTTGGCAACTTGTCAGCTCAGCAGCAAGTCAGCAACAACACCAAAGTAGCCTTTAATGATG CTGAAGATAACAAGGTCCAGGGAACATTTCTTAGAAGGGATGACCCAAAGATCACTGCTTTGATGCAGCAAGCAGAACTGCTCAGCTCGCTGGCACTGAAAGTTAACACAGATAACACCAACCAGAGTCTTGAAAATGCCTGGAAG GAACTGCAAGATTTCTTAAACCGAAACAAAGATAGCAATCTGCTAAGCTACAGAATCTCTGAAACGGATTTTCTATTCGATGATTACAGAGACTTGGCAGAGGATTTAGCCCATGATAATATGGAAAGTCAACTATTATGGAG GCAACAAGATTTATATGAGGAATCTCCAGGCAGTTCTGGGTACAGCACAGGATCAACTCTCCAGTCCCATGCAGCAGCTGATAAAACAGAACGACATCAAGCTGAAGTATGTTCACTGCACCAGAATGATATTGTTACACCACAGTTAGCTCATACAAGAGAAGTACAAAATGATCTAAGTGGTTGCGATGATGGGGTTTCTATAACGAATACTCAAG CAGAAATCTTCTTTTCTCctgaagaattgaaagaaaatggaGTCATGCATATCTTCCCAAACACAGAGTTCAGTTCCCCTCTCCAAGTGACCCCACTGTTCCGATCATTGGCATCAGAGATCCCAAGCCCCAAATTTTCAGAAAGT GAGAGGAACTTCCTACTGAAGACACTTGGTTTGGGTTCCCCACCTCCTCACCCAAGCACCAGCCCATCCCAACCACCCCCTTGTAGAAGGGCACTCCTCCATAGTCTCTGA